In the genome of Pseudarthrobacter sp. IC2-21, one region contains:
- the gcvP gene encoding aminomethyl-transferring glycine dehydrogenase — MTVQSSPTTFADRHIGARSQSHIETMLKAVGYDTVDGLVDVAVPDSIRQAKPLALKDALSEVEVLAELRKLAGKNKTAVQMIGQGYYDTVTPAVIRRNILEAPAWYTAYTPYQPEISQGRLEALLNFQTMVQDLVGLPIANASLLDEATAVAEAVLMMRRANKNKEAHDGKTVLDADVMPQTIAVVKGRAEALGFEVEVADLSKGLPEGVINGIVLQQPGVSGRVFNHAEVIAAAKERGALVTVAADLLALTLITPPGEQGADIAVGSTQRFGVPLFFGGPHAAYMAVAKGLERSMPGRLVGVSKDDAGLPAYRLALQTREQHIRREKATSNICTAQALLAIVSSFYAVYHGPDGLKAIAERTHNHARTLATTLQAAGRELVSDTFFDTLTVSVPGKADKVIAAAEARGINLRHIDADTVGVSVDETTTADVLSSVAVAFGAGPSAEAKGFDLPADVLRTSAFMQHPVFNTHRSETQLLRYIRKLSDRDLALDRTMIPLGSCTMKLNATAEMEAISWPEFASIHPFAPESQTVGWRELISGLEADLAEITGYDQVSLQPNAGSQGELAGLLAIRGYHRANGDAQRNVCLIPASAHGTNAASAVLAGMKVVVVATAADGTIDHADLFAKIEAHKDVLSAIMITYPSTHGVYDADVTEICDAVHAAGGQVYVDGANLNALVGLAQPGKFGGDVSHLNLHKTFCIPHGGGGPGVGPVAAKAHLAPFMPGDANNASSGNAAEGHGVAISASNFGSAGVLPISWAYVKLMGAEGLKEATKSALLAANYVAARLNEYFPVLYTGEGGLVAHECILDLRALTAKTGVTAEDVAKRLIDYGFHAPTLAFPVAGTLMVEPTESEDLAEIDRFIEAMITIRKEIDQVANGDFTVENSPLRNAPHTASAVVNSDWTREYSREQAVFPVHHLKQDKYFPPVGRIDGAGGDRNLICSCPPLSEFEN, encoded by the coding sequence ATGACAGTCCAGTCGTCCCCCACCACCTTTGCCGATCGGCATATCGGTGCGCGCAGCCAGTCGCACATTGAAACCATGCTCAAGGCCGTCGGCTACGACACCGTAGACGGCCTCGTGGACGTTGCCGTCCCGGATTCCATCCGCCAGGCCAAGCCGCTTGCCCTCAAGGACGCCCTCAGTGAGGTTGAAGTCCTGGCCGAGCTGCGCAAGCTCGCCGGCAAGAACAAGACCGCCGTCCAGATGATCGGCCAGGGCTACTACGACACCGTCACGCCCGCCGTGATCCGCCGCAACATCCTCGAAGCTCCGGCCTGGTACACCGCCTACACCCCGTACCAGCCCGAAATTTCCCAGGGCCGGCTCGAGGCGCTGCTGAACTTCCAGACCATGGTCCAGGACCTGGTGGGCCTGCCCATCGCCAACGCCTCCCTGCTGGACGAAGCCACCGCCGTGGCCGAAGCCGTCCTGATGATGCGCCGTGCCAACAAGAACAAGGAAGCGCACGACGGCAAGACCGTCCTGGACGCCGACGTCATGCCGCAGACCATCGCCGTGGTCAAGGGCCGCGCCGAGGCGTTGGGCTTCGAAGTCGAAGTTGCCGACCTGTCCAAGGGCCTGCCCGAGGGTGTTATCAACGGCATCGTCCTGCAGCAGCCGGGCGTCTCCGGCCGCGTCTTCAACCACGCCGAGGTCATCGCCGCAGCCAAGGAACGCGGCGCGCTGGTCACGGTCGCCGCTGACCTGCTCGCCCTGACCCTGATCACCCCTCCCGGTGAGCAGGGCGCTGACATCGCCGTCGGCTCCACCCAGCGTTTCGGCGTTCCGCTGTTCTTCGGCGGCCCGCACGCTGCCTACATGGCCGTGGCCAAGGGCCTGGAACGCTCCATGCCCGGCCGCCTGGTGGGTGTCTCCAAGGACGACGCCGGCCTGCCCGCCTACCGTCTGGCACTGCAGACCCGCGAGCAGCACATCCGCCGTGAAAAGGCGACCTCGAACATCTGCACCGCGCAGGCCCTGCTGGCCATCGTGTCCTCCTTCTACGCCGTCTACCACGGCCCGGACGGGCTGAAGGCGATCGCCGAGCGCACCCACAACCACGCCCGCACCCTGGCCACCACGCTGCAGGCAGCCGGCCGCGAACTGGTCTCCGACACCTTCTTCGACACGCTCACCGTCAGCGTCCCGGGCAAGGCCGACAAGGTCATCGCCGCCGCCGAGGCACGCGGCATCAACCTGCGCCACATCGACGCGGACACCGTCGGCGTCTCCGTGGATGAAACCACGACGGCGGATGTCCTGTCCTCGGTTGCCGTCGCCTTCGGTGCCGGCCCCTCCGCCGAGGCCAAGGGCTTCGACCTGCCCGCCGACGTGCTCCGCACGTCCGCTTTTATGCAGCACCCGGTGTTCAACACGCACCGTTCCGAAACCCAGCTGCTGCGTTACATCCGCAAACTCTCCGACCGGGACCTGGCGCTGGACCGCACCATGATCCCGCTGGGCTCCTGCACCATGAAGCTGAACGCCACCGCCGAGATGGAAGCGATTTCCTGGCCGGAGTTCGCCTCCATCCACCCGTTCGCTCCCGAGTCCCAGACCGTGGGCTGGCGCGAACTGATCAGCGGCCTCGAAGCCGACCTTGCCGAGATCACCGGCTACGACCAGGTCTCCCTGCAGCCGAACGCCGGTTCCCAGGGCGAGCTCGCCGGCCTGCTGGCCATCCGCGGCTACCACCGTGCCAACGGCGACGCCCAGCGCAACGTCTGCCTGATCCCGGCCTCGGCCCACGGCACCAACGCCGCCTCCGCCGTCCTGGCCGGCATGAAGGTTGTTGTGGTGGCCACGGCTGCTGACGGCACCATCGACCACGCGGACCTGTTCGCCAAGATCGAGGCCCACAAGGACGTCCTCTCGGCGATCATGATCACCTACCCCTCCACCCACGGCGTGTACGACGCCGACGTGACCGAGATCTGCGACGCCGTGCACGCTGCCGGCGGCCAGGTCTACGTGGACGGCGCCAACCTGAACGCCCTCGTGGGCCTGGCCCAGCCGGGCAAGTTCGGCGGCGACGTCTCGCACCTGAACCTGCACAAGACCTTCTGCATCCCGCACGGCGGCGGCGGACCCGGCGTTGGCCCGGTCGCGGCCAAGGCGCACCTGGCTCCGTTCATGCCCGGCGATGCCAACAACGCTTCCTCCGGAAACGCAGCAGAAGGTCACGGCGTGGCCATCTCGGCGTCGAACTTCGGCTCGGCCGGTGTCCTTCCCATCTCCTGGGCCTACGTGAAGCTCATGGGTGCCGAGGGCCTGAAGGAAGCCACCAAGAGCGCGCTGCTCGCAGCGAACTATGTTGCGGCACGCCTGAACGAGTACTTCCCGGTCCTGTACACCGGCGAGGGCGGGCTCGTGGCACACGAGTGCATCCTGGACCTGCGCGCCCTGACGGCCAAGACCGGCGTCACTGCCGAGGACGTGGCCAAGCGCCTCATCGACTACGGCTTCCACGCCCCCACCCTGGCGTTCCCGGTAGCCGGCACGCTGATGGTGGAGCCCACGGAGTCCGAGGACCTGGCGGAGATCGACCGCTTCATCGAAGCGATGATCACCATCCGCAAGGAAATCGACCAGGTGGCCAACGGCGACTTCACCGTGGAGAACTCCCCGCTGCGCAACGCACCCCACACCGCGTCCGCCGTCGTGAACTCCGACTGGACCCGCGAATACAGCCGCGAACAGGCTGTCTTCCCCGTCCACCACCTCAAGCAGGACAAGTACTTCCCGCCCGTGGGCCGCATCGACGGCGCCGGCGGCGACCGCAACCTTATCTGCTCCTGCCCGCCGCTCTCCGAATTCGAAAACTAA
- a CDS encoding lipopolysaccharide assembly LapA domain-containing protein, whose protein sequence is MSSEEPLQPSDVPPTPTSRPADQPASASQPAVRPATPASPVTPAPPVTPAPRVEPAARGQRNAADGTRTTRAAVIWSAVAVSLVVLVLLIIFFIQNQDMVAVRFLVWEGSLSQGVAFFIAAVGGGILVAIAGGARILQLRHNERRRRKGTDA, encoded by the coding sequence ATGAGCTCAGAAGAACCGCTGCAACCGTCAGACGTTCCTCCCACCCCCACGTCCCGGCCTGCGGACCAACCCGCTTCAGCATCCCAGCCTGCTGTCCGGCCCGCCACGCCCGCCTCCCCAGTCACGCCCGCTCCTCCAGTCACGCCCGCTCCTCGAGTCGAGCCTGCCGCTCGAGGTCAGCGGAACGCGGCTGACGGCACCCGCACCACGCGGGCGGCGGTCATCTGGAGCGCGGTGGCGGTCAGTCTCGTGGTGCTGGTGCTCCTGATCATTTTCTTCATCCAGAACCAGGACATGGTCGCCGTCAGGTTCCTTGTCTGGGAGGGCAGCCTCTCGCAGGGGGTGGCCTTCTTCATTGCTGCCGTCGGAGGCGGAATCCTGGTGGCCATCGCCGGGGGAGCGCGCATCCTGCAGCTGCGGCACAACGAACGGCGGCGGCGCAAGGGCACCGACGCTTAG
- a CDS encoding histidine phosphatase family protein, whose amino-acid sequence MTLTTFALVRHGQTDWNAERRLQGATDIPLNDVGRGQARDAVANLSGHDWDTVVSSPLSRAAETANLIAEGLGLSVARHVPELTERSFGLAEGMQAGPELEALRIPGGFQGAESEDDAAVRGLNALEALAEEFRGQRVLVVAHGTLLRVSLSRAIGRSLHSIDNAVLNLAHHHVNDGWRLEFYNGERLAADAPA is encoded by the coding sequence ATGACCCTCACGACGTTCGCCCTCGTCCGCCACGGCCAGACCGACTGGAACGCCGAGCGCCGGCTCCAGGGTGCCACCGACATTCCCTTGAATGACGTCGGCCGCGGCCAGGCGCGCGATGCCGTGGCCAACCTTTCCGGCCACGACTGGGACACCGTGGTGTCTTCACCGCTCAGCCGGGCCGCTGAAACGGCGAACCTGATTGCGGAGGGGCTCGGGCTCAGCGTGGCCCGGCACGTCCCGGAGCTCACCGAGCGCAGCTTCGGGCTGGCGGAGGGCATGCAGGCGGGCCCCGAACTGGAGGCCCTGCGCATTCCCGGCGGTTTCCAGGGCGCCGAAAGCGAGGATGACGCCGCCGTCCGGGGGCTGAATGCGCTCGAAGCCCTGGCCGAGGAATTCCGCGGCCAGCGTGTCCTGGTGGTGGCCCACGGGACACTTCTGCGGGTCAGCCTCAGCCGCGCCATCGGCCGGAGCCTGCACAGCATCGACAACGCCGTGCTCAACCTGGCCCACCATCACGTGAATGACGGCTGGCGCCTGGAGTTCTACAACGGCGAGCGGTTGGCCGCCGACGCCCCGGCCTGA
- a CDS encoding alpha/beta hydrolase — translation MDSSLLALNIVEGPLIVVCYVLSAVCGAVLLLRRPRRVAVVTWRAGAAGALVGAVVLLVAERLLHAFGGPLGWHVRIWVLLFFAGLGVCGANLRKSRPWRKVLACVGALLFALTATLGINAFYGLHPTVASFLGISLAPKVDLEPVQPHTPAPRQAALWESWKPPAELPAEGTTAQVVIPPTISGFASRPAGLYLPPAAQVPNPPALPLVVLMMGQPGDPDPQYVAAVLNSYASQHDGLAPIVVVADQLGDPFVDNLCLDTPLHGRPETFINRDVVDWARHHLNIIDDRKYWTIAGYSHGGQCAISFAAKYPSTWGNVLDISGEEYPGAEEPEANLREVFGGNQAAYDAVKPLNIMKQRTYPDMDAIFTASTDDPVYLDASRRLGAAAAAAGMTVTNYEVPNGGHVIGALNGGLNKGFEVLYPRLGLSRPGAP, via the coding sequence ATGGATTCATCCCTTCTGGCCCTCAATATCGTTGAAGGCCCACTGATTGTGGTTTGCTACGTGCTCAGTGCTGTCTGCGGCGCGGTCCTTCTGCTGCGCCGGCCGCGGCGTGTGGCGGTGGTTACCTGGCGGGCAGGAGCTGCGGGCGCCTTGGTGGGGGCCGTGGTCCTCTTGGTTGCGGAACGCCTCCTGCACGCTTTCGGCGGCCCGCTGGGGTGGCATGTCCGGATCTGGGTCCTGCTGTTCTTCGCCGGGCTGGGGGTCTGCGGGGCCAATCTGCGCAAGTCACGTCCCTGGCGGAAGGTTCTGGCCTGCGTGGGGGCCCTGCTGTTTGCCCTCACCGCGACGCTGGGAATCAACGCGTTCTACGGACTGCACCCCACAGTGGCCTCATTCCTTGGCATTTCCCTTGCGCCGAAGGTGGACCTGGAGCCCGTGCAGCCTCACACTCCGGCCCCGCGCCAGGCGGCTCTGTGGGAGAGCTGGAAGCCGCCGGCGGAGCTGCCGGCCGAAGGCACCACCGCCCAGGTTGTCATTCCGCCGACGATTTCCGGCTTTGCATCCCGGCCGGCCGGGCTTTACCTGCCCCCGGCGGCCCAGGTTCCCAACCCGCCCGCCCTTCCGCTGGTGGTGCTGATGATGGGCCAGCCGGGAGATCCGGACCCCCAGTATGTGGCCGCTGTCCTGAACTCCTACGCCTCCCAGCATGACGGCCTGGCACCGATCGTCGTCGTGGCCGACCAGCTGGGCGACCCTTTTGTTGACAACCTCTGCCTGGACACGCCCCTCCACGGCCGGCCGGAGACGTTCATTAACCGCGACGTTGTGGACTGGGCGCGTCACCACCTGAACATCATCGACGACCGCAAATACTGGACCATCGCCGGTTACTCCCACGGCGGCCAGTGCGCCATTTCCTTCGCCGCGAAATACCCCTCAACCTGGGGCAATGTGCTGGATATCTCCGGTGAGGAATACCCGGGGGCGGAAGAGCCCGAGGCCAACCTTCGCGAAGTGTTCGGCGGGAACCAGGCAGCCTATGACGCAGTCAAGCCCCTCAACATCATGAAGCAGCGGACCTATCCCGACATGGACGCGATCTTCACCGCGTCCACGGATGACCCCGTCTACCTGGACGCGTCCCGCCGTCTGGGGGCGGCCGCCGCAGCCGCGGGAATGACCGTAACCAACTACGAGGTTCCCAACGGCGGCCACGTCATCGGGGCGCTGAACGGCGGCCTCAACAAGGGGTTCGAGGTGCTCTATCCGCGGCTCGGACTCTCGCGGCCGGGGGCGCCGTAG
- a CDS encoding cation diffusion facilitator family transporter produces the protein MSPEQAGTGSHQHLHPETHDGGPHHPEDARHGHDHHSPDHHGADHQHDHPHEDHDHHHEHSHDDHGHHHATGFKGWLHEVFVPHSHDSADSVDDALESSAQGIRAVKISMVGLGATSVFQLAIVLISGSVALLADTVHNFSDALTAVPLWIAFMLGRRPASRTFTYGLGKAEDLAGLFIVAMIALSAVVAAVESIRRFFEPQPVHNLGWVLAAGLVGFAGNELVAIYRIRVGRRIGSAALLADGIHARTDGFTSLAVVAGVVGIWLGFPLADPIVGLVISVAIGVLLWGTVRDVGRRLLDGVDPSLTDRLAALVAETAPAGSSSRLRWSGHRLHAEITVPAAAGTHLGEFAAVAHELEAKARGSLRNLGSVTVVPAVGSDPASDAR, from the coding sequence ATGAGCCCCGAGCAGGCAGGTACCGGCAGTCATCAGCATCTGCACCCGGAAACGCACGACGGCGGCCCTCACCACCCGGAGGACGCGCGCCACGGCCACGATCACCACAGCCCGGATCACCATGGCGCCGATCACCAGCACGATCACCCCCATGAAGATCATGATCACCACCACGAGCACAGCCACGACGATCATGGCCATCACCACGCCACCGGCTTCAAAGGCTGGCTTCACGAGGTGTTCGTCCCGCACTCGCACGATTCCGCCGACTCGGTGGATGACGCGCTCGAGAGCAGCGCGCAGGGCATCCGGGCCGTCAAGATCTCGATGGTTGGCCTCGGCGCCACCTCAGTGTTCCAGCTGGCCATCGTCCTGATCAGCGGATCCGTGGCGCTGCTGGCGGACACGGTCCACAACTTCTCCGATGCCCTCACGGCGGTCCCGCTGTGGATCGCGTTCATGCTCGGACGCAGGCCCGCCTCCCGGACCTTCACCTACGGCCTGGGCAAGGCCGAGGACCTGGCCGGCCTGTTCATCGTGGCCATGATCGCCCTTTCAGCGGTGGTTGCCGCCGTCGAATCCATCCGCCGTTTCTTTGAGCCGCAGCCCGTGCACAACCTCGGCTGGGTGCTGGCGGCAGGGCTGGTGGGCTTTGCCGGCAATGAGCTCGTGGCCATCTACCGGATCCGGGTGGGCCGCCGGATCGGCTCGGCGGCGCTGCTGGCGGACGGCATCCACGCCCGGACGGACGGGTTCACCTCGCTGGCCGTGGTAGCGGGCGTCGTCGGCATCTGGCTGGGCTTCCCGCTGGCGGATCCCATCGTGGGCCTGGTCATTTCGGTGGCGATCGGCGTCCTGCTGTGGGGCACCGTCCGCGACGTCGGCCGCCGGCTGCTGGACGGCGTCGATCCTTCCCTGACGGACCGGTTGGCCGCCCTGGTCGCGGAGACTGCCCCGGCCGGAAGCTCCTCGCGGCTGCGATGGAGCGGCCACCGCCTGCACGCGGAAATCACGGTCCCGGCCGCCGCCGGCACGCACCTGGGGGAGTTCGCCGCCGTCGCACATGAGCTGGAAGCGAAGGCGCGCGGTTCCCTGCGCAACCTCGGTTCGGTCACCGTGGTGCCGGCAGTGGGAAGCGATCCTGCCAGTGATGCCCGCTGA
- a CDS encoding metalloregulator ArsR/SmtB family transcription factor has product MNADMKTSVLAPDSQYVELAVEVFAMLADATRVRMILALRDGELPVNALAEIAEKSPAAVSQHLAKMRLARLVATRQEGTKVFYRLQNAHVWQLVADAIHQAEHSLGTAPNHGMAPHAPREAGE; this is encoded by the coding sequence ATGAATGCAGATATGAAGACTTCCGTGCTGGCGCCGGACAGTCAGTACGTGGAGCTGGCCGTGGAAGTCTTTGCCATGCTGGCCGATGCCACCCGCGTACGGATGATCCTGGCCCTCCGCGACGGCGAGCTTCCGGTCAACGCGCTCGCTGAGATCGCCGAAAAATCCCCGGCTGCGGTGTCGCAGCACCTGGCCAAGATGCGGCTGGCCCGGCTGGTGGCCACCCGCCAGGAGGGCACCAAGGTCTTCTACCGGCTGCAAAACGCGCACGTCTGGCAGTTGGTGGCGGACGCGATCCATCAGGCGGAGCACTCCCTGGGGACGGCCCCCAACCATGGCATGGCCCCCCATGCTCCGCGGGAGGCCGGCGAATGA
- a CDS encoding PAS and ANTAR domain-containing protein, which yields MARLNSPMTYSSALGAEQCLAGTFRVELPAQTAEWSDGMYQVHGYQRGEVVPTLALMYSHKHPEDRPWCKDIGEKISTAGGYFCTYHRIIDAQGRVRHVLTSGDAIRDDEGNITAVEGVTLDLTSTLRRETEQTARDAVVAATSTRTVIDLARGMLMGKLLIGSDDAFQLLVSDSSRRNIKLALVAAELVALAERPDGAAGLEEAVQRMLAWPKAAAGAAGAARSDVNANRP from the coding sequence ATGGCTCGGCTCAACAGCCCCATGACTTATTCGAGTGCACTTGGTGCCGAACAATGCCTGGCGGGCACGTTCCGCGTGGAGTTGCCGGCACAGACGGCGGAGTGGTCCGACGGCATGTACCAGGTCCACGGCTACCAGCGCGGCGAGGTTGTTCCCACCTTGGCCCTGATGTACTCCCACAAGCACCCGGAGGACAGGCCCTGGTGCAAGGACATCGGGGAGAAGATCAGCACGGCCGGCGGCTACTTCTGCACGTATCACCGGATCATCGACGCCCAGGGCCGCGTCCGCCACGTCCTCACCTCGGGCGACGCGATCCGGGATGACGAAGGAAACATCACGGCGGTGGAAGGCGTCACGCTGGACCTGACCTCCACGCTGCGTCGGGAGACGGAGCAGACAGCACGCGATGCCGTGGTTGCCGCCACGTCAACCCGGACCGTCATCGACCTGGCCCGGGGCATGCTGATGGGGAAGCTCCTGATCGGTTCCGATGATGCGTTCCAGCTTCTCGTCAGCGACAGCAGCCGCCGCAACATCAAACTGGCTTTGGTTGCAGCGGAGTTGGTGGCACTGGCCGAGCGCCCGGACGGCGCCGCTGGGCTGGAAGAGGCCGTCCAGCGCATGCTGGCGTGGCCGAAGGCGGCCGCGGGGGCCGCGGGGGCCGCGCGAAGTGATGTGAACGCAAACCGCCCTTAA
- a CDS encoding heavy metal translocating P-type ATPase produces MEHHNHQHPAGQLGVQGQDDAPAHVHTQPDAPVHSHHGAPGMPDDDHTVHTHGQHAGHSTAMFKNRFWLTLVLALPVVYFSPMVGHLLGYMPPEFPGSAWIPAVLGTVIFFYGGQPFLRGGAQELKDRQPGMMLLIAMAISVAFAASWITSLGIGGFDLDFWWELALLVAIMLLGHWIEMRALGSAQGALDALAALLPDEADRVTDGVTETVPVSELREGDIVLVRSGARMPADGTVVDGQAEFDESMITGESRTVPRTVGDAVVAGTVATDNSVRVQVTAVGDNTALAGIQRLVAEAQASSSKAQALADRAAAFLFYFAAGAGVITFIVWTLLGSVPEAVTRTVTVLVIACPHALGLAIPLVIAISTEQAARAGVLIKNRMALERMRTIDVVMFDKTGTLTTGEPDLKDIAVAPGGDNDRLLALAAAVESDSEHPIARAIVRAANQRNLTLPAASDFSSLTGRGVRASVDGRMVHVGGPALLRELGVVVPESLARSTQAWMDRGAAVLHVIDGGQVLGAVSLEDAVRAESRQAVAALQNRGVKVGMITGDAHQVARAVAEELHIDEVFAEVLPADKDKKVAELQSRGLKVAMVGDGVNDSPALARAEVGIAIGAGTDVAMESAGVVLAGNDPRAVLSMLDLSRASYRKMWQNLVWATGYNILAVPLAAGVLAFAGVMLSPAAGAVLMSVSTIVVALNAQLLRRIKLNPAEVQ; encoded by the coding sequence ATGGAACACCACAACCACCAGCATCCCGCCGGCCAGCTCGGCGTGCAGGGCCAGGACGATGCACCGGCGCACGTCCACACCCAGCCTGATGCCCCGGTCCACTCGCACCACGGCGCGCCCGGCATGCCCGACGACGACCATACCGTCCACACCCACGGCCAGCACGCCGGCCACAGCACGGCCATGTTCAAGAACCGCTTCTGGCTCACCCTGGTCCTCGCGCTGCCCGTGGTGTACTTCAGCCCCATGGTGGGCCACCTGCTGGGCTACATGCCGCCGGAGTTCCCGGGCTCTGCCTGGATTCCCGCCGTGCTGGGCACCGTCATTTTCTTCTACGGCGGCCAGCCGTTCCTGCGGGGCGGCGCCCAGGAACTGAAGGACCGCCAGCCGGGCATGATGCTGCTGATCGCCATGGCAATCAGCGTGGCGTTTGCCGCGTCCTGGATCACCAGCCTGGGAATCGGCGGGTTCGACCTGGACTTCTGGTGGGAACTGGCCCTGCTGGTGGCCATCATGCTCCTGGGTCACTGGATTGAAATGCGCGCCCTCGGCTCGGCCCAGGGCGCGCTGGATGCCCTCGCCGCGCTGCTGCCCGATGAGGCGGACCGCGTCACCGACGGCGTCACGGAGACAGTGCCCGTCTCCGAACTGCGGGAAGGCGACATTGTCCTGGTCCGCTCCGGGGCCCGGATGCCGGCCGACGGAACCGTGGTGGACGGCCAGGCCGAATTCGACGAATCCATGATCACAGGCGAATCCAGGACCGTGCCCCGGACCGTGGGCGACGCCGTGGTGGCCGGAACCGTGGCCACGGACAACAGCGTCCGCGTCCAGGTGACCGCCGTGGGCGACAATACGGCCCTGGCCGGGATCCAGCGCCTCGTGGCGGAAGCCCAGGCCTCGTCCTCGAAGGCCCAGGCCCTGGCCGACCGCGCCGCGGCCTTCCTGTTTTACTTCGCGGCCGGCGCCGGCGTCATCACGTTCATCGTCTGGACCCTGCTGGGCAGTGTGCCCGAGGCCGTCACCCGCACCGTCACCGTCCTGGTGATTGCCTGCCCGCACGCCCTGGGCCTGGCGATTCCGCTGGTGATCGCCATCTCCACCGAACAGGCAGCCCGGGCCGGCGTGCTGATCAAGAACCGCATGGCGCTCGAACGCATGCGCACTATCGACGTGGTGATGTTCGACAAAACCGGCACCCTGACCACCGGCGAACCCGACCTCAAGGACATCGCCGTGGCGCCCGGCGGGGACAACGACCGCCTGCTGGCCCTGGCCGCCGCCGTGGAATCCGACAGCGAACATCCCATTGCCCGCGCCATCGTCCGGGCCGCGAACCAGCGGAACCTCACGCTGCCTGCCGCCAGTGACTTCAGCTCGCTCACCGGACGCGGCGTCCGTGCCAGCGTGGACGGACGCATGGTCCACGTCGGCGGACCCGCGCTCCTGCGCGAGCTCGGCGTCGTCGTCCCTGAATCCCTGGCGCGGTCCACCCAGGCCTGGATGGACCGCGGCGCCGCCGTGCTGCACGTGATCGACGGCGGCCAGGTGCTGGGTGCCGTGAGCCTGGAAGATGCCGTCCGGGCCGAGTCGCGGCAGGCCGTGGCCGCCCTGCAGAACCGCGGCGTCAAGGTGGGCATGATCACCGGCGATGCGCACCAGGTGGCCCGCGCCGTGGCGGAGGAGCTGCACATCGACGAGGTGTTCGCGGAGGTCCTGCCCGCGGACAAGGACAAGAAGGTGGCGGAGCTGCAGTCCCGAGGGCTCAAGGTGGCCATGGTGGGCGACGGCGTCAACGACTCCCCCGCGCTCGCCCGGGCTGAAGTGGGAATCGCCATCGGCGCCGGAACCGACGTTGCCATGGAATCAGCGGGGGTGGTCCTGGCCGGGAACGATCCCCGGGCGGTGCTGTCCATGCTGGACCTCTCCCGGGCCAGCTACCGCAAGATGTGGCAGAACCTGGTGTGGGCCACCGGCTACAACATCCTGGCTGTACCGCTGGCCGCCGGCGTCCTGGCCTTCGCCGGCGTGATGCTCTCCCCCGCCGCCGGCGCGGTGCTGATGTCCGTTTCCACCATCGTGGTGGCCCTCAACGCCCAGCTGCTGCGGCGCATCAAGCTCAACCCCGCCGAGGTCCAATGA
- a CDS encoding DUF305 domain-containing protein has translation MTSKFRTISIAAALAASLGLAGCATTSMPAGTAMSGMHGSSGPMSGMMPDADDDHNQADIMFAQMMIPHHAQAVEMSDIILAKQGIPADVAALATKIKAAQAPEIKTMQGWLEAWNQPTGMMNGTNAPGHAMGGMVDAAGIDRLKSAQGTDAVRQFLEEMIGHHEGAIDMANQEIRAGKYPATIQLCRDIVASQSAEIKEMKALLAKL, from the coding sequence ATGACCTCGAAATTCCGAACCATCTCAATCGCCGCCGCCCTGGCAGCGTCCCTGGGCCTGGCCGGCTGCGCAACCACGTCCATGCCCGCCGGGACTGCCATGTCCGGCATGCACGGCAGCTCAGGTCCCATGTCCGGCATGATGCCCGACGCCGACGACGACCACAACCAGGCGGACATCATGTTCGCCCAAATGATGATCCCGCACCATGCCCAGGCGGTGGAGATGAGCGACATCATCCTCGCCAAGCAGGGCATCCCGGCCGACGTCGCCGCCCTCGCCACCAAGATCAAGGCGGCGCAGGCGCCGGAAATCAAGACCATGCAAGGCTGGCTGGAGGCCTGGAACCAGCCCACCGGAATGATGAACGGCACCAACGCACCCGGCCACGCGATGGGAGGCATGGTGGACGCCGCCGGGATTGACAGGCTGAAGTCAGCCCAAGGGACCGACGCCGTCCGGCAGTTCCTCGAGGAGATGATCGGCCACCACGAAGGCGCCATCGACATGGCCAACCAGGAGATCCGCGCCGGCAAGTACCCCGCCACCATCCAGCTGTGCCGGGACATCGTGGCCTCCCAGTCAGCCGAAATCAAGGAGATGAAGGCGTTGCTCGCCAAACTCTAG